CAGCGCAGTATCGGCTGTAATTCGTCGGGTGCCATAAACAATCTCGTTGATGCGGCGCGCCGGAACACTGATGTCCTGAGCCACTCGATACTGCGATACTCCCATCGGCTCGAGGAAGTCGTGAAGCAGGATTTCACCTGGGTGAACCGGGGCAAGCTTTCGTCGTGTCATAAAGCGATTCCTGGTGATAGTCGACAA
The Gemmatimonadaceae bacterium DNA segment above includes these coding regions:
- a CDS encoding HigA family addiction module antitoxin; translation: MTRRKLAPVHPGEILLHDFLEPMGVSQYRVAQDISVPARRINEIVYGTRRITADTALRLSRYFGTTERFWLNLQSRFDLEEQKDVLGNRLAKEVTVLRAAS